One part of the Thermococcus radiotolerans genome encodes these proteins:
- a CDS encoding elongation factor EF-2 translates to MGRREEMVAKIKELMTQPERIRNMGIAAHIDHGKTTLSDNLLAGAGMISEELAGKQLVLDFDEQEQARGITINAANVSMVHNYEGQDYLINLIDTPGHVDFGGDVTRAMRAIDGAIIVVDAVEGVMPQTETVLRQALREYVKPVLFINKVDRLIKELKLGPNEILQRFAKIITDVNRLIKKYAPDEFKSQWMVKVEDGSVAFGSAYYNWALSVPYMKKTGVSFKDIVELTNSGDLKTLRQKAPLHVVVLDMVVKHLPNPLEAQKYRIPHLWRGEVESDIGQAMMRCDPKGKMVMVVTKIILDKHAGEVSTGRVWSGTVKTGQEVYLINAKRKARIQQVGIYMGPERVNMEAVPAGNIVAVTGLRDAMAGETVSQEQIEPFEALHYTSEPVVTVAIEAKNVKDLPKLIEALRQLAKEDPTLHVKIDEETGQHLLSGMGELHLEVKLVKLKEDWKLDVDVSPPIVVYRESVSKMSPIVEGKSPNKHNRFYITVEPLPDEIYQAIREGLIPEGRPKNPKEVAKKLAELGMDYEVAKGIVDIYQGNMFLDNTKGIQYLNEVMDLLVDGFHQAMDEGPLAREPVMKVMVRLHDAKIHEDNVHRGPAQIYPAIRGAIQCAMMKAQPILYEPYQKVIINVPYEYMGAVSREINQRRGQLIDMRQEGEVMIIIAEAPVAEMFGFAGAIRGATSGRALWSTEHAGFKRVPGELAVNIIRQIRQRKGLDPNPPKEQDVCPQQ, encoded by the coding sequence ATGGGAAGAAGGGAAGAGATGGTTGCGAAGATCAAAGAGCTCATGACCCAGCCCGAGAGGATCAGGAACATGGGTATTGCCGCTCATATTGACCACGGTAAGACGACGCTGAGCGACAACCTGCTCGCCGGCGCTGGAATGATTAGCGAGGAGCTCGCCGGAAAGCAGCTCGTCCTCGACTTCGACGAGCAGGAGCAGGCGAGAGGTATCACCATCAACGCGGCCAACGTTTCGATGGTTCACAACTACGAGGGCCAGGACTACCTCATCAACCTCATCGACACCCCGGGTCACGTTGACTTCGGTGGTGACGTCACGAGAGCCATGCGTGCCATAGACGGTGCGATCATCGTCGTTGACGCCGTTGAGGGAGTCATGCCCCAGACCGAGACCGTTCTCAGGCAGGCCCTGAGGGAGTACGTCAAGCCGGTTCTCTTCATCAACAAGGTTGACAGGCTCATCAAGGAGCTCAAGCTCGGCCCGAACGAGATACTCCAGAGGTTCGCCAAGATAATCACCGACGTCAACAGGCTCATCAAGAAGTACGCCCCGGACGAGTTTAAGAGCCAGTGGATGGTCAAGGTCGAGGACGGTAGCGTCGCCTTCGGTTCAGCTTACTACAACTGGGCCCTCAGCGTTCCGTACATGAAGAAGACCGGCGTTTCCTTCAAGGACATCGTCGAGCTCACCAACAGCGGGGACCTTAAGACCCTCAGGCAGAAAGCCCCGCTCCACGTCGTCGTTCTCGATATGGTCGTCAAGCACCTGCCGAACCCGCTCGAGGCCCAGAAGTACAGGATCCCGCACCTCTGGAGGGGTGAGGTCGAGAGCGACATCGGCCAGGCCATGATGCGCTGCGACCCGAAGGGCAAGATGGTCATGGTCGTTACCAAGATCATCCTCGACAAGCACGCCGGTGAGGTTTCAACCGGCCGTGTCTGGAGCGGTACCGTGAAGACCGGCCAGGAGGTCTACCTCATCAACGCCAAGAGGAAGGCCAGGATCCAGCAGGTCGGTATCTACATGGGTCCCGAGAGGGTCAACATGGAGGCCGTTCCGGCCGGTAACATCGTCGCCGTCACCGGACTGCGCGATGCCATGGCCGGTGAGACCGTCTCCCAGGAGCAGATCGAGCCGTTCGAGGCCCTCCACTACACCAGCGAGCCGGTCGTTACCGTTGCCATTGAGGCCAAGAACGTTAAGGACCTTCCGAAGCTCATCGAGGCTCTCCGCCAGCTCGCCAAGGAGGACCCGACGCTCCACGTCAAGATCGACGAGGAAACCGGCCAGCACCTCCTCAGCGGTATGGGTGAGCTCCACCTCGAGGTCAAGCTCGTCAAGCTCAAGGAAGACTGGAAGCTCGACGTCGACGTTTCCCCGCCGATCGTCGTCTACCGCGAGAGCGTCAGCAAGATGAGCCCGATAGTCGAAGGAAAGAGCCCGAACAAGCACAACAGGTTCTACATCACCGTGGAGCCGCTTCCGGACGAGATATACCAGGCCATCCGCGAGGGCCTCATCCCCGAGGGCAGGCCCAAGAACCCGAAGGAGGTCGCCAAGAAGCTCGCCGAGCTCGGCATGGACTACGAGGTCGCCAAGGGCATCGTCGACATCTACCAGGGCAACATGTTCCTCGACAACACCAAGGGTATCCAGTACCTCAACGAGGTCATGGACCTCCTCGTCGACGGATTCCACCAGGCCATGGACGAGGGCCCGCTCGCCAGGGAGCCCGTCATGAAGGTCATGGTTCGCCTGCACGACGCCAAGATCCACGAGGACAACGTCCACCGCGGTCCGGCCCAGATCTACCCGGCCATCAGGGGCGCCATCCAGTGCGCCATGATGAAGGCCCAGCCGATCCTCTACGAGCCGTACCAGAAGGTCATCATCAACGTGCCCTACGAGTACATGGGTGCCGTCAGCAGGGAGATCAACCAGAGGCGCGGCCAGCTCATCGACATGCGCCAGGAGGGCGAGGTCATGATCATCATCGCCGAGGCCCCGGTTGCGGAGATGTTCGGATTCGCCGGAGCCATCCGTGGTGCCACCAGCGGAAGGGCCCTCTGGAGCACCGAGCACGCGGGCTTCAAGCGCGTTCCGGGAGAGCTCGCTGTGAACATCATCAGGCAGATCAGGCAGAGGAAGGGCCTCGACCCGAACCCGCCGAAGGAGCAGGACGTCTGCCCGCAGCAGTGA
- the rpsJ gene encoding 30S ribosomal protein S10 yields MQKARIKLASTNIKALNEVTDQIKQIAERTGVRMSGPIPLPTKRIRITTRKSPDGEGTATFDKFELRVHKRLVDIEADERAMRQIMRIRVPEDVTIEIELIS; encoded by the coding sequence ATGCAGAAGGCAAGGATTAAGCTCGCAAGCACCAACATTAAGGCCCTCAACGAGGTCACCGACCAGATCAAGCAGATAGCCGAGAGGACCGGCGTCAGGATGAGCGGACCCATACCGCTTCCGACCAAGAGGATAAGGATCACCACCAGGAAGAGCCCGGACGGCGAGGGCACCGCAACCTTCGACAAGTTTGAGCTCCGCGTTCACAAGAGGCTCGTCGACATCGAGGCCGACGAAAGGGCCATGCGCCAGATCATGCGCATCCGCGTCCCCGAGGACGTCACCATCGAGATCGAGCTCATCTCATGA
- the tuf gene encoding translation elongation factor EF-1 subunit alpha: MAKEKPHVNIVFIGHVDHGKSTTIGRLLFDTANIPENIIKKFEEMGEKGKSFKFAWVMDRLKEERERGITIDVAHTKFETPHKYITIIDAPGHRDFVKNMITGASQADAAVLVVAATDGVMPQTKEHAFLARTLGINHIIVAINKMDMVNYDEKKFKAVADQVKKLLMMLGYKDFPIIPISAWEGDNVVKKSDNMPWYNGPTLIDALDQIPEPPKPTDKPLRIPIQDVYSIKGVGTVPVGRVETGVLRVGDVVIFEPASTIFHKAIQGEVKSIEMHHEAMQEALPGDNIGFNVRGVGKNDIKRGDVAGHTTNPPTVVRPKDTFKAQIIVLNHPTAITVGYTPVLHAHTLQVAVRFEQLLAKLDPRTGNIVEENPQFIKTGDSAIVVLRPTKPMVIEPVKEIPQMGRFAIRDMGQTVAAGMVISIQKAE; encoded by the coding sequence ATGGCTAAGGAGAAGCCGCACGTTAACATCGTCTTTATAGGCCACGTCGACCACGGAAAGAGCACCACCATCGGAAGGCTGCTCTTCGACACCGCCAACATACCGGAGAACATCATCAAGAAGTTCGAGGAGATGGGTGAGAAGGGTAAGTCCTTCAAGTTCGCTTGGGTCATGGACAGGCTCAAGGAGGAGCGCGAGAGGGGTATCACCATTGACGTCGCCCACACCAAGTTCGAGACCCCGCACAAGTACATCACCATCATCGACGCTCCGGGCCACAGAGACTTCGTTAAGAACATGATCACCGGTGCCAGCCAGGCCGACGCCGCCGTTCTCGTCGTCGCCGCCACCGACGGTGTCATGCCGCAGACCAAGGAGCACGCCTTCCTTGCCAGGACCCTTGGTATCAACCACATCATCGTCGCCATCAACAAGATGGACATGGTCAACTACGACGAGAAGAAGTTCAAGGCCGTCGCTGACCAGGTCAAGAAGCTCCTCATGATGCTCGGCTACAAGGACTTCCCGATCATCCCGATCAGCGCTTGGGAGGGCGACAACGTCGTTAAGAAGAGCGACAACATGCCCTGGTACAACGGCCCGACCCTCATCGACGCTCTCGACCAGATACCCGAGCCGCCGAAGCCCACCGACAAGCCGCTCCGCATCCCGATCCAGGACGTCTACTCCATCAAGGGTGTCGGTACCGTCCCGGTCGGCCGTGTCGAGACCGGTGTCCTCCGCGTCGGCGACGTCGTCATCTTCGAGCCGGCCAGCACCATCTTCCACAAGGCCATCCAGGGTGAGGTCAAGAGCATCGAGATGCACCACGAGGCCATGCAGGAGGCCCTTCCGGGTGACAACATCGGATTCAACGTCCGTGGCGTTGGTAAGAACGACATAAAGCGCGGTGACGTTGCTGGTCACACCACCAACCCGCCGACCGTTGTCAGGCCGAAGGACACCTTCAAGGCCCAGATCATCGTCCTCAACCACCCGACCGCCATCACCGTCGGCTACACCCCGGTCCTCCACGCGCACACCCTCCAGGTCGCCGTCAGGTTCGAGCAGCTCCTCGCCAAGCTCGACCCAAGGACCGGTAACATCGTCGAGGAGAACCCACAGTTCATCAAGACCGGTGACTCGGCCATCGTCGTCCTCAGGCCGACCAAGCCGATGGTCATCGAGCCGGTCAAGGAGATACCGCAGATGGGCAGGTTCGCCATCCGTGACATGGGCCAGACCGTCGCTGCCGGTATGGTTATCTCCATCCAGAAGGCCGAGTGA